The proteins below come from a single Burkholderia humptydooensis genomic window:
- a CDS encoding polyhydroxyalkanoate depolymerase produces the protein MLYQLHEFQRAMLSPLTAWAQAASKSFANPSSPLSLVPGATRLAAGYELLYRLGKDYEKPEFAIHQIVKDGHNIPIVEQTIIEKPFCRLLRFKRYADDSGAVGQLKDEPVVLVCAPLSGHHATLLRDTVRTLLQDHKVYITDWIDARMVPAEVGPFHLDDYVDYIQEFIRHIGARNLHVISVCQPTVPVLAAISLMASRGEDTPLTMTMMGGPIDARKSPTSVNSLATNRSHSWFENNVIHTVPANYPGEGRKVYPGFLQHTGFVAMNPERHAQSHWDFYQSLLRGDEEDAEAHRRFYDEYNAVLDMAAEYYLDTIRIVFQEFRLAEGTWDIHGERVKPADIHSSALMTIEGELDDISGSGQTHVAHELCTGIPQAHRRSLTAEKCGHFGIFSGRRWRTIIYPQLRDFIREHASQPKKPTPRAGSTSTSPSTPSRSTAGSETISAAPAKAAALRLTAAKRPAAKTRAAKPAAAKRAATKAALPRARKVA, from the coding sequence ATGCTTTACCAATTGCACGAATTCCAGCGGGCGATGCTGAGCCCGCTGACCGCCTGGGCGCAAGCCGCCTCCAAATCGTTCGCGAATCCGTCGAGCCCGCTTTCGCTCGTGCCGGGCGCGACGCGCCTCGCGGCGGGCTACGAATTGCTGTACCGGCTCGGCAAGGATTACGAGAAGCCGGAGTTCGCGATTCACCAGATCGTCAAGGACGGGCACAACATTCCGATCGTCGAGCAGACGATCATCGAGAAGCCGTTCTGCCGGCTGCTGCGCTTCAAGCGCTACGCGGACGATTCGGGCGCCGTCGGGCAACTGAAGGACGAGCCCGTCGTGCTCGTGTGCGCGCCGCTGTCGGGCCACCACGCGACGCTTTTGCGCGACACGGTCCGCACGCTGCTGCAAGATCACAAGGTCTACATCACCGACTGGATCGACGCGCGGATGGTGCCCGCCGAAGTCGGCCCGTTCCATCTCGACGACTACGTCGACTACATCCAGGAATTCATCCGACATATCGGCGCGCGCAACCTGCACGTGATCTCGGTGTGCCAGCCGACCGTGCCCGTGCTCGCGGCGATCTCGCTGATGGCGAGCCGCGGCGAGGACACGCCGCTCACGATGACGATGATGGGCGGCCCGATCGACGCGCGCAAGAGCCCGACGTCGGTGAATTCGCTCGCGACGAACCGCTCGCATTCATGGTTCGAGAACAACGTGATCCACACGGTGCCGGCGAACTATCCGGGCGAAGGCCGCAAGGTCTATCCGGGCTTCCTGCAGCACACGGGCTTCGTCGCGATGAATCCGGAGCGCCACGCGCAATCGCACTGGGACTTCTACCAGAGCCTGTTGCGCGGCGACGAGGAAGACGCCGAAGCGCACCGCCGCTTCTACGACGAATACAACGCGGTGCTCGACATGGCGGCCGAATACTATCTGGACACGATCCGCATCGTGTTCCAGGAGTTCCGCCTCGCCGAAGGCACGTGGGACATCCACGGCGAGCGCGTGAAGCCGGCCGACATCCATTCGAGTGCGCTGATGACGATCGAAGGCGAGCTCGACGACATCTCGGGCAGCGGCCAGACGCACGTCGCGCACGAGCTTTGCACGGGCATCCCGCAGGCGCACCGCCGCAGTCTCACCGCCGAGAAGTGCGGCCACTTCGGCATTTTCTCGGGCCGCCGCTGGCGCACGATCATCTATCCGCAACTGCGCGACTTCATCCGCGAGCATGCGTCGCAGCCGAAGAAGCCGACGCCGCGGGCCGGCTCCACGTCGACTTCGCCTTCCACGCCGAGCCGGTCGACGGCGGGCAGCGAAACGATAAGCGCCGCGCCCGCGAAGGCGGCCGCGCTCAGGCTGACGGCCGCGAAGCGCCCCGCCGCGAAAACCCGTGCGGCGAAGCCGGCCGCCGCCAAGCGCGCCGCGACGAAAGCCGCATTGCCGCGCGCGCGCAAGGTCGCCTGA
- the bspR gene encoding T3SS transcriptional regulator BspR, translating to MNQPKIKRDPEGTRRRILLAAAEEFATGGLFGARVDQIARRAETNERMLYYYFGSKEQLFTAVLEYAFSALMEAERAIDLEGVAPVEAITRLAHFVWDYYRDHPDLLRLLNNENLHEARYLQKSTRIREMISPIVKTLDGVLDRGQKAGLFRTDIDSLRFYVTLSGLGYYMVSNRFTLAAIFGRDFSAQHERTEMIKMNTELLLAFLLRR from the coding sequence ATGAATCAGCCAAAAATCAAAAGAGACCCAGAGGGAACCCGGCGCCGGATCCTGCTCGCGGCGGCCGAAGAATTCGCGACAGGGGGGCTGTTCGGTGCGCGAGTCGATCAGATCGCGCGCCGCGCCGAAACCAACGAGCGCATGCTCTATTACTACTTCGGCAGCAAGGAGCAATTGTTCACCGCGGTGCTCGAATATGCGTTTTCCGCGCTGATGGAGGCCGAGCGGGCGATCGATCTCGAAGGCGTCGCGCCCGTCGAAGCGATCACGCGGCTCGCGCATTTCGTGTGGGACTACTACCGCGATCATCCCGATCTGCTGCGCCTGCTCAACAACGAGAACCTGCACGAGGCGCGCTATCTGCAGAAATCGACGCGCATTCGCGAGATGATCTCGCCGATCGTCAAGACGCTCGACGGCGTGCTCGATCGCGGCCAGAAGGCGGGGCTCTTCCGCACGGACATCGATTCGCTGCGGTTCTACGTGACGCTGTCGGGGCTCGGCTACTACATGGTGTCGAACCGCTTCACGCTCGCCGCGATCTTCGGCCGCGATTTCAGCGCGCAGCACGAGCGCACCGAGATGATCAAGATGAACACCGAGTTGCTGCTAGCGTTTCTGTTGAGGCGCTGA
- the rsxB gene encoding electron transport complex subunit RsxB: protein MTDSKTLADRIEDLLPQTQCTKCGYDGCRPYAEAIAAGTAGYDQCPPGGAEGVARLAKLLGKPVIPLNPEHGVERARPVAFIDEQLCIGCTLCMQACPVDAIVGAPKQMHTIVAELCTGCDLCVPPCPVDCIAMIPVTGEQTGWDAWSQQQADAARARHDARLARQKREREAAEARAAARRAASAAAAATAPTTAPTTAPAAEPAAPADDDPQAKKRAIIAAALERARKKKEELAAQGAGPKNTEGVSAAVQAQIDAAEARRRRLAGQRDAAGKPDREDDAPPISKPKP, encoded by the coding sequence GTGACCGATTCCAAGACCCTCGCCGATCGCATCGAAGATCTGCTTCCCCAGACGCAATGCACGAAGTGCGGCTACGACGGCTGCCGTCCGTACGCGGAGGCAATCGCGGCCGGCACCGCCGGCTATGATCAATGCCCGCCAGGCGGCGCCGAGGGCGTCGCGCGGCTCGCGAAACTGCTCGGCAAGCCCGTGATACCGCTCAATCCGGAGCACGGCGTCGAGCGTGCGCGCCCCGTCGCGTTCATCGACGAGCAGCTTTGCATCGGCTGCACGCTGTGCATGCAGGCGTGCCCCGTCGACGCGATCGTCGGGGCGCCGAAGCAAATGCATACGATCGTCGCCGAACTCTGCACCGGCTGCGACCTGTGCGTGCCGCCGTGCCCCGTCGACTGCATCGCGATGATACCCGTGACGGGCGAGCAGACCGGCTGGGACGCGTGGTCGCAACAGCAGGCCGACGCCGCGCGCGCGCGGCACGATGCGCGCCTCGCGCGTCAGAAGCGCGAGCGCGAAGCAGCCGAGGCGCGGGCGGCGGCCCGCCGCGCGGCAAGCGCCGCCGCGGCGGCCACCGCCCCCACCACCGCCCCCACCACCGCCCCTGCCGCCGAGCCCGCGGCGCCGGCCGACGACGATCCGCAAGCGAAGAAGCGTGCGATCATTGCAGCGGCGCTCGAACGCGCGCGCAAGAAGAAGGAAGAACTCGCCGCCCAGGGCGCGGGGCCGAAGAACACCGAAGGCGTCAGCGCCGCGGTGCAGGCGCAGATCGACGCGGCCGAAGCGCGGCGGCGCCGTCTCGCCGGGCAGCGCGACGCGGCCGGCAAGCCCGATCGCGAAGACGACGCGCCGCCGATCTCGAAACCGAAACCGTGA
- the nth gene encoding endonuclease III — MNANKRRAIFETLQSLNPHPTTELEYTTPFELLIAVMLSAQATDVSVNKAMRKMFPVANTPKRIVALGEEGVADYIRTIGLYRTKAKNVVAASRILLERYDGEVPADREALESLPGVGRKTANVVLNTAFGQPTIAVDTHIFRVANRTGLAPGKDVRAVEAALEKFTPKEFLHDAHHWLILHGRYVCKARKPECWHCAIEPLCEYKPKTPAPVQ, encoded by the coding sequence ATGAACGCCAACAAACGACGCGCGATCTTCGAAACGCTGCAAAGCCTCAACCCACATCCGACGACCGAGCTCGAATACACGACGCCGTTCGAGTTGCTGATCGCGGTGATGCTGTCGGCGCAGGCGACCGACGTGTCGGTCAACAAGGCGATGCGCAAGATGTTCCCGGTGGCGAACACACCGAAGAGGATCGTCGCGCTCGGCGAGGAAGGCGTCGCCGACTACATCAGGACGATCGGTCTCTACCGGACGAAGGCGAAGAACGTCGTCGCGGCGAGCCGGATCCTGCTCGAGCGCTACGATGGCGAAGTGCCCGCCGACCGCGAGGCGCTCGAGAGCCTGCCGGGCGTCGGCCGCAAGACCGCGAACGTCGTGCTGAACACCGCGTTCGGCCAGCCGACGATCGCCGTCGACACGCACATCTTCCGCGTCGCGAACCGCACGGGCCTCGCGCCCGGCAAGGACGTGCGCGCGGTCGAAGCGGCGCTCGAGAAGTTCACGCCGAAGGAATTCCTGCACGATGCCCATCATTGGCTGATCCTGCACGGACGCTACGTGTGCAAGGCGCGCAAGCCCGAATGCTGGCACTGCGCGATCGAGCCGCTTTGCGAGTACAAGCCGAAGACGCCTGCGCCCGTGCAGTGA
- a CDS encoding DMT family transporter: MALTAGTSCAARRGALYVALSAAAFGAMAIFGRYAYAGGADVLGLLIVRFSIAGALLAAVARRRRVRWPRGRALAAIVCMGALGYVGQSLCYFSALQHAQASLVALLLYLYPAFVTLLAAWWLGERLTRAKAVALALCVAGSALMVGGGRGEPLGIALALGAAVVYSLYIVVGAKAARGVDPLATVAIICCAAAAMLIVLALARTAAFGAPPHWPRAASGWAALVAIALVSTVAAMLAFFAGLARLGAARTSMLSTLEPVVTVALAAALFGETLTPLQWAGGVAILAAVLWLVRAGTPADHAEPTTIASA, encoded by the coding sequence ATGGCCTTGACCGCCGGAACCTCTTGCGCCGCGCGACGCGGCGCGCTGTACGTCGCGTTGTCGGCCGCCGCGTTCGGCGCGATGGCGATCTTCGGTCGCTACGCATACGCGGGCGGCGCCGACGTGCTCGGCCTCTTGATCGTCCGCTTCTCGATCGCGGGCGCGCTGCTCGCCGCCGTCGCGCGGAGGCGGCGCGTGCGCTGGCCGCGCGGCCGTGCGCTTGCCGCGATCGTCTGCATGGGCGCGCTCGGCTACGTCGGACAGTCGCTGTGCTATTTCAGCGCGCTGCAACATGCGCAGGCGAGCCTCGTCGCGCTGCTGCTCTATCTGTATCCGGCGTTCGTCACGCTGCTCGCCGCCTGGTGGCTCGGCGAGCGGCTCACGCGCGCGAAGGCGGTCGCGCTCGCGCTGTGCGTCGCCGGCTCGGCGCTGATGGTGGGCGGCGGTCGCGGCGAGCCGCTCGGCATCGCGCTCGCGCTCGGCGCGGCGGTGGTCTATTCGCTGTACATCGTCGTCGGCGCGAAGGCGGCGCGCGGCGTCGATCCGCTCGCGACCGTCGCGATCATTTGTTGCGCCGCGGCGGCGATGCTCATCGTGCTCGCGCTCGCACGCACGGCGGCGTTCGGCGCGCCGCCGCACTGGCCGCGCGCGGCGTCCGGCTGGGCCGCGCTCGTCGCGATCGCGCTCGTGTCGACCGTCGCCGCGATGCTCGCGTTCTTCGCCGGCCTCGCGCGGCTCGGCGCGGCCCGCACGTCGATGCTGTCGACGCTCGAGCCCGTCGTGACGGTCGCGCTGGCCGCCGCGCTGTTCGGCGAGACGCTGACGCCGCTGCAATGGGCGGGCGGCGTCGCGATCCTCGCGGCGGTGCTGTGGCTCGTGCGCGCGGGCACGCCGGCCGACCACGCGGAGCCGACGACGATCGCGAGCGCGTGA
- a CDS encoding DUF1841 family protein: protein MLRRFVTPSRRRAFGSPAADSVKYALAGRSGLSHALLYIMFNPSRDDVRRFFIDTWRKQRSGEILTPLEAMAADWIVEHPEYHAELEDAGRSAAHDYTPDEGRTNPFLHLSMHLAISEQLSIDQPPGIRAAHEKLAARCDCAHDAQHAIMECLGETIWEAQRTNTPPDSDAYLQRILRRASRG from the coding sequence TTGCTTCGCCGCTTCGTTACGCCGTCGCGCCGTCGCGCTTTCGGCAGCCCTGCCGCGGACAGCGTAAAATATGCGCTCGCGGGCCGCAGCGGCCTGTCACACGCCCTGCTTTACATCATGTTCAATCCGAGCCGCGACGACGTGCGTCGCTTCTTCATCGACACCTGGCGCAAGCAGCGCTCGGGCGAGATCCTCACGCCGCTCGAAGCGATGGCGGCCGACTGGATCGTCGAGCATCCCGAATATCACGCGGAACTCGAGGACGCCGGGCGCTCGGCCGCGCACGACTACACGCCCGACGAAGGGCGCACGAATCCGTTCCTGCATCTGTCGATGCATCTCGCGATCAGCGAGCAGTTGTCGATCGACCAGCCGCCCGGCATCCGGGCCGCGCACGAGAAACTCGCCGCCCGCTGCGATTGCGCGCACGACGCGCAGCACGCGATCATGGAATGTCTCGGCGAAACGATCTGGGAAGCGCAACGCACGAACACGCCGCCTGATTCCGACGCCTATCTGCAGCGGATACTGCGACGCGCATCGCGCGGCTGA
- a CDS encoding c-type cytochrome, with the protein MKKPQTALKTAAALALAAGFAIGTAHAADVAKGKELVESHNCAACHGAKLDNPINAEYPRLAGQHADYLVWAMRQYQMGLTNPLLGRSNAIMQAQVQSLSVADMKDIAAYLESLQGSLVFKK; encoded by the coding sequence ATGAAGAAGCCTCAGACGGCACTCAAGACGGCGGCGGCGCTCGCGCTCGCAGCCGGCTTCGCGATCGGCACCGCGCATGCGGCGGACGTCGCGAAGGGCAAGGAACTCGTCGAGTCGCACAACTGCGCGGCCTGCCACGGCGCGAAGCTCGACAATCCGATCAACGCCGAATATCCGCGCCTCGCGGGCCAGCACGCCGACTACCTGGTCTGGGCGATGCGCCAGTACCAGATGGGCCTGACGAACCCGCTCCTCGGCCGCAGCAACGCGATCATGCAGGCGCAGGTGCAGAGCCTGTCCGTTGCCGACATGAAGGACATCGCCGCGTACCTCGAGTCGCTGCAAGGCAGCCTCGTGTTCAAGAAGTAA
- a CDS encoding c-type cytochrome, which translates to MNKFGKHVVVAAALAALAAGAQAAGVVGNPKDGASKAAMCIGCHGIDGYRVAYPEVYRVPLLGGQNQVYLENALKAYRKKDRHFPSMNAIAESLTDQDIADLASYYAAQKPDSKNNPYK; encoded by the coding sequence ATGAATAAATTCGGCAAACATGTCGTTGTCGCAGCAGCGCTCGCGGCGCTCGCCGCCGGCGCGCAGGCGGCCGGTGTGGTCGGCAACCCGAAGGACGGGGCAAGCAAGGCCGCGATGTGCATCGGCTGTCACGGCATCGACGGCTACCGCGTGGCCTACCCGGAGGTCTACCGGGTGCCGCTCCTCGGCGGCCAGAACCAGGTTTATCTCGAGAATGCGCTGAAGGCCTACCGGAAGAAGGATCGCCATTTCCCGTCGATGAACGCGATCGCCGAATCGCTGACGGATCAGGACATCGCCGATCTCGCGTCCTACTACGCCGCGCAAAAGCCCGATTCGAAGAACAATCCCTACAAGTAA
- a CDS encoding AAA family ATPase has protein sequence MRFEGSSHYVATDDLKLAVNAALTLERPLLIKGEPGTGKTMLAEEVAAALGMPLLQWHIKSTTKAQQGLYEYDAVSRLRDSQLGDERVKDIANYIVKGVLWQAFEAERPNVLLIDEIDKADIEFPNDLLRELDRMEFHVYETRETVRARHRPLVIITSNNEKELPDAFLRRCFFHYIQFPDPSTMQKIVEVHYPGIKQDLLRAALESFFELRGVSGLKKKPSTSELLDWLKLLLAEDIPPDALRSKDQKQIVPPLAGALLKNEQDVSLFERLVYMNRHNR, from the coding sequence ATGCGTTTCGAAGGTTCCTCGCACTACGTCGCGACAGACGATCTGAAGCTCGCCGTCAACGCCGCGCTCACGCTCGAGCGCCCGCTCCTCATCAAGGGCGAGCCCGGCACGGGCAAGACCATGCTCGCCGAGGAAGTCGCGGCGGCGCTTGGCATGCCGCTCCTGCAATGGCACATCAAGTCGACGACGAAGGCGCAGCAGGGCCTTTACGAATACGATGCGGTGTCGCGCCTGCGCGACTCGCAGCTCGGCGACGAGCGCGTGAAGGACATCGCGAACTACATCGTGAAGGGCGTGCTGTGGCAAGCGTTCGAGGCCGAGCGCCCGAACGTGCTCCTCATCGACGAGATCGACAAGGCCGACATCGAATTCCCGAACGATCTGCTGCGCGAGCTCGACCGGATGGAGTTCCACGTGTACGAGACGCGCGAGACCGTGCGCGCGCGGCACCGCCCGCTCGTCATCATCACGTCGAACAACGAGAAGGAGCTGCCCGACGCATTCCTGCGCCGCTGCTTCTTCCACTACATCCAGTTCCCCGATCCGTCGACGATGCAGAAGATCGTCGAGGTCCACTACCCCGGCATCAAGCAGGACCTGCTGCGCGCGGCGCTCGAGAGCTTCTTCGAGCTGCGCGGCGTGTCGGGGCTGAAGAAGAAGCCGTCGACGTCCGAGCTGCTCGACTGGCTGAAGCTGCTGCTCGCCGAGGACATCCCGCCCGACGCGCTGCGCTCGAAGGACCAGAAGCAGATCGTGCCGCCGCTTGCGGGCGCGCTGCTCAAGAACGAGCAGGACGTGAGCCTGTTCGAGCGGCTCGTCTACATGAACCGCCACAACCGCTAG
- a CDS encoding vWA domain-containing protein, whose protein sequence is MLIDFFYSLRAAKLPVSVKEYLTLLEALKAQVIEPSLDAFYYLARMTLVKDEQYFDKFDKAFGAYFHGVSALPSDAFDIPLDWLEKRLQRELTPEEKAQIQALGGLDKLMERLKALLDEQKARHEGGNKWIGTGGTSPFGHGGYNPEGIRIGGPSNGNRTAVKVWEARAYRDYDDSVEIGTRNIKVALRRLRRFAREGAAEELDLPGTIRSTAANAGWLDLRMVPERHNNVKVLMLLDVGGSMDDHIKRTEELFSAAKAEFKHLEFYYFHNCVYDHLWKNNRRRHAERTPTWDVLHKFTPDYKLIFVGDATMSPYEVLQPGGSVEYNNPEAGAVWLRRLTDQFPHYAWLNPEPERLWEYRQSIAIIRDVLGDRMYPLTLAGLESAMRTLSK, encoded by the coding sequence ATGTTGATCGATTTCTTCTACTCGCTGCGCGCGGCGAAGCTGCCGGTGTCGGTCAAGGAATACCTGACGCTGCTGGAAGCGCTGAAGGCGCAGGTGATCGAGCCTTCGCTCGACGCGTTCTACTATCTCGCGCGGATGACGCTCGTGAAGGACGAGCAGTACTTCGACAAGTTCGACAAGGCATTCGGCGCGTACTTCCACGGCGTGTCCGCGCTGCCCTCGGATGCGTTCGACATTCCGCTCGACTGGCTCGAGAAACGCCTGCAGCGCGAGCTCACGCCCGAGGAGAAGGCGCAGATCCAGGCGCTCGGCGGCCTCGACAAGCTGATGGAGCGCCTCAAAGCATTGCTCGACGAGCAGAAGGCGCGCCACGAGGGCGGCAACAAGTGGATCGGCACGGGCGGCACGTCGCCGTTCGGGCACGGCGGCTACAACCCGGAAGGCATCCGGATCGGCGGGCCGTCGAACGGCAACCGCACCGCGGTCAAGGTGTGGGAGGCGCGCGCGTATCGCGATTACGACGATTCGGTCGAGATCGGCACGCGCAACATCAAGGTCGCGCTGCGGCGGCTGCGGCGCTTCGCGCGCGAAGGCGCGGCCGAGGAGCTCGACCTGCCCGGCACGATCCGCAGCACCGCCGCGAACGCCGGCTGGCTCGATCTGCGGATGGTGCCCGAGCGCCACAACAACGTGAAGGTGCTGATGCTGCTCGACGTCGGCGGCTCGATGGACGACCACATCAAGCGCACCGAGGAGCTCTTCTCCGCCGCGAAGGCCGAGTTCAAGCACCTCGAGTTCTACTACTTCCACAACTGCGTGTACGACCACCTGTGGAAGAACAACCGCCGCCGCCACGCGGAGCGCACGCCGACCTGGGACGTACTGCACAAGTTCACGCCCGACTACAAGCTGATCTTCGTCGGCGACGCGACGATGAGCCCTTACGAAGTGCTGCAGCCGGGCGGCTCCGTCGAATACAACAATCCCGAGGCGGGCGCCGTGTGGCTGCGCCGTCTCACCGATCAGTTCCCGCACTACGCTTGGCTCAATCCGGAGCCCGAGCGGCTATGGGAATACCGGCAGTCGATCGCGATCATTCGCGACGTGCTAGGCGACCGGATGTATCCGCTCACGCTCGCGGGCCTCGAATCCGCGATGCGCACGCTGAGCAAGTGA
- a CDS encoding benzoate/H(+) symporter BenE family transporter, producing the protein MSSQPPVSNLSPAVARPNFFTDTSPSALVAGFVAMMTGYTSSLVLMFQAGRAAHLSDAQISSWIWALSLGMAVTTIGLSMRYRAPIVVAWSTPGAALLVASLPGVAYADAIGAFVVCALLLAAVGASGLFDTLMRRIPSGIAAALLAGILFEIGIEIFRAAQFQTALVLAMFFTYLIVKRAAPRYAIVATLAAGIAAAGALGLLDFSRFHVALARPVFTAPSFSISAIVSIGIPLFVVAMASQNVPGIAVLRADGYGTPSSPLIATTGVASLVLAPFGSHGINLAAITAAICTGPEAHDDRAKRYTAAVWCGTFYLVAGVFGATISALFGALPKALVVSVAALALFGSIMSGLTNAMQDARQREAALVTFMVTASGLTLLSIGSAFWGLVAGVLTQAILNARRAA; encoded by the coding sequence ATGAGCAGTCAGCCACCCGTCTCCAATCTGTCGCCCGCCGTCGCGCGGCCGAATTTTTTCACCGACACGTCGCCGTCCGCGCTCGTTGCGGGCTTCGTCGCGATGATGACGGGCTACACGAGCTCGCTCGTGCTGATGTTTCAGGCGGGCCGCGCCGCGCACCTGAGCGACGCGCAGATCTCGTCGTGGATCTGGGCGCTGTCGCTCGGCATGGCCGTGACGACGATCGGGCTGTCGATGCGGTATCGCGCGCCGATCGTCGTCGCGTGGTCGACGCCCGGCGCGGCGCTCCTCGTCGCGTCGCTGCCGGGCGTCGCGTATGCGGACGCGATCGGCGCATTCGTCGTCTGCGCGCTGCTGCTCGCCGCCGTCGGCGCGAGCGGCCTGTTCGACACGCTGATGCGCCGGATTCCGTCCGGCATCGCCGCGGCGCTGCTCGCCGGCATCCTGTTCGAGATCGGCATCGAGATCTTCCGCGCCGCGCAGTTCCAGACCGCGCTCGTGCTCGCGATGTTCTTCACGTACCTGATCGTCAAGCGCGCCGCGCCGCGCTATGCGATCGTCGCGACGCTCGCCGCGGGCATCGCGGCCGCGGGCGCGCTCGGCTTGCTCGACTTCAGCCGCTTTCACGTCGCGCTCGCGCGGCCCGTGTTCACGGCGCCGTCGTTCTCGATCTCGGCGATCGTGAGCATCGGCATTCCGCTGTTCGTTGTCGCGATGGCGTCGCAGAACGTGCCCGGCATCGCGGTGCTGCGCGCGGACGGCTACGGCACGCCCTCCTCGCCACTCATCGCGACGACGGGCGTCGCGTCGCTCGTGCTCGCGCCGTTCGGCTCGCACGGGATCAACCTCGCGGCGATCACGGCCGCGATCTGCACCGGCCCCGAGGCGCACGACGATCGCGCGAAGCGCTACACGGCGGCCGTCTGGTGCGGCACGTTCTATCTCGTCGCGGGCGTGTTCGGCGCGACGATCTCCGCGCTGTTCGGCGCGCTGCCGAAGGCGCTCGTCGTGTCGGTCGCCGCGCTCGCGCTGTTCGGCTCGATCATGAGCGGCCTCACCAACGCGATGCAGGACGCGCGCCAGCGCGAAGCGGCGCTCGTCACGTTCATGGTGACGGCGTCCGGCCTCACGCTGCTGTCGATCGGCTCGGCGTTCTGGGGGCTCGTCGCGGGCGTGCTCACGCAGGCGATTCTCAACGCGCGTCGCGCCGCCTGA
- the tal gene encoding transaldolase: MTTALDQLKQYTTVVADTGDFQQLAQYKPRDATTNPSLILKAVQKDAYRPILEKTVRDHAGESVGFIIDRLLIAFGTEILKLIPGRVSTEVDARLSFDTQRSIDKGREIIKLYEAAGIGRERVLIKLASTWEGIRAAEVLQREGIRCNMTLLFSLVQAAACAEAGAQLISPFVGRIYDWYKKQKGAEWDESKDGGANDPGVQSVRRIYTYYKQFGYQTEVMGASFRTTSQITELAGCDLLTISPDLLQKLHDSAETVARKLSPDAAKDARLERVAIDESSFRFQLNDDAMATEKLAEGIRLFSADAVKLEKMIDALR, from the coding sequence ATGACTACCGCACTCGACCAGCTCAAGCAGTACACGACCGTCGTCGCCGACACGGGCGACTTCCAGCAACTCGCGCAATACAAGCCGCGGGATGCGACGACGAACCCGTCGCTGATCCTGAAGGCCGTCCAGAAGGACGCGTATCGGCCGATCCTCGAGAAAACGGTCCGCGATCATGCGGGCGAATCGGTCGGCTTCATCATCGACCGCCTGCTGATCGCTTTCGGCACCGAGATCCTGAAGCTGATCCCGGGCCGCGTGTCGACCGAAGTCGACGCGCGCCTGTCGTTCGACACGCAGCGCTCGATCGACAAGGGCCGCGAAATCATCAAGCTCTACGAAGCAGCGGGCATCGGCCGCGAGCGCGTGCTGATCAAGCTCGCGTCGACGTGGGAAGGCATCCGCGCGGCCGAAGTGCTGCAGCGCGAAGGCATCCGCTGCAACATGACGCTGCTGTTCTCGCTCGTGCAGGCGGCCGCGTGCGCGGAAGCGGGCGCGCAGTTGATCTCGCCGTTCGTCGGCCGGATCTACGACTGGTACAAGAAGCAAAAGGGCGCCGAGTGGGACGAGTCGAAGGACGGCGGCGCGAACGATCCGGGCGTGCAATCGGTGCGCCGCATCTATACGTACTACAAGCAATTCGGCTACCAGACCGAAGTGATGGGCGCGAGCTTCCGCACGACGAGCCAGATCACCGAGCTCGCCGGCTGCGACCTGCTGACGATCAGCCCCGACCTGCTGCAGAAGCTGCACGACAGCGCCGAGACGGTTGCGCGCAAGCTGTCGCCGGACGCGGCGAAAGATGCGCGGCTCGAGCGCGTCGCGATCGACGAATCGTCGTTCCGCTTCCAGTTGAACGACGACGCGATGGCGACCGAGAAGCTCGCCGAAGGCATTCGCCTCTTCTCGGCAGACGCGGTGAAGCTGGAAAAGATGATCGACGCGCTGCGCTGA
- a CDS encoding VOC family protein, with the protein MQVQPYLFFGGRCDEALKFYGDALGARVNFLARYKDAPPNPERPTPPEMADKVMHANFQIGDSVLMCSDGDCSSGNQQVHSGYSLSLDPKNVEDGKRMFDALLADGGAVTMPFEKTFWALGFGMLRDKFGVHWMINVEDPNMKK; encoded by the coding sequence ATGCAAGTACAACCGTATCTGTTTTTCGGCGGCCGCTGCGACGAGGCGCTGAAATTCTACGGCGACGCGCTCGGCGCACGGGTGAACTTCCTTGCGCGCTACAAGGACGCGCCGCCGAATCCCGAGCGGCCGACGCCGCCCGAGATGGCCGACAAGGTGATGCACGCGAATTTCCAGATCGGCGACTCGGTGCTGATGTGCTCGGACGGCGACTGCTCATCAGGCAACCAGCAGGTGCACAGCGGCTATTCGCTGTCGCTCGATCCGAAGAACGTCGAGGACGGCAAGCGGATGTTCGACGCGCTGCTCGCCGACGGCGGCGCGGTGACGATGCCGTTCGAGAAGACGTTCTGGGCGCTCGGCTTCGGCATGCTGCGCGACAAGTTCGGCGTGCACTGGATGATCAACGTCGAAGACCCGAACATGAAGAAGTGA